TGATGGTGGTGGTAATCGTCATCGGCATCCTGGCCGCGGTCGTCATTCCGTCATATCAGGAGTACGTGCGCCGGTCACACCGCGCGGTTGCGAAGGCGGATCTTGCTGAGTACGCGCAGCGTGCCGAGCGCTATCATTCAAGCAACAATTCCTACTCGGGCTTCACGCTCCCGAGCAAGGTCTCGCCACGCGAGGGGGGGACTGTCCGCTACAATCTGGAGTTCAAGGGGGATGGCGCAACCTTCACCATCGCCGCCAGCCCGCAGGGCGCCCAGGCAAAGGATAGTTGCGGCAAGCTGAGCCTTGATCAGGCCAATCGCAAGACCGCAGAGGGCACGCTGTCCGATTGCTGGTAAAAAGATGTTGATCTTCACGTAAACGCTCAGTACAATGCGCCTCCCCGCCCGAATAGCTCAGCCGGTTAGAGCACTTGACTGTTAATCAGGGGGTCGTTGGTTCGAGTCCAACTTCGGGCGCCAGATACTGCAAAAGCCGCGAGAAATCGCGGCTTTTGTTTTTGCCTGGCATCAGCACGGCAGGTCGCGATCAACGCGCTCACTGCGCGTGCGTCCG
This genomic interval from Stenotrophomonas sp. 57 contains the following:
- a CDS encoding type IV pilin protein, which gives rise to MSTMTSPRRLGGFTLIELMVVVIVIGILAAVVIPSYQEYVRRSHRAVAKADLAEYAQRAERYHSSNNSYSGFTLPSKVSPREGGTVRYNLEFKGDGATFTIAASPQGAQAKDSCGKLSLDQANRKTAEGTLSDCW